A genomic segment from Salvia splendens isolate huo1 chromosome 13, SspV2, whole genome shotgun sequence encodes:
- the LOC121760286 gene encoding eukaryotic translation initiation factor 4G-like isoform X1, which yields MSHNQSRAERSDSTQYRKTGRSSSSNQQRQFHGGASNKGGGGAPSNPAGRRFNKKYNNNAQGGPRVRSSNVGSDSAGHAFHNGPQEQQPTHVSGIPTNVKLTDVPAQKTTQTVPRSLSSDVSNEAPTSNVSAANPEFELPKTPTKGDAAGPLDLQFGSISPGCMQIPARTSSAPPNLDEQKKDQARQNLLRAGGPVPIPLPKQPAVKKDAGVPNQTNAREAHPLSRSKRDTQVSVAPPVTQIQKPAIHAMQMPFHQPQVSVPFGGPNPQIQSQAMPGALPLSMQMALPMGNSQMQQPIFISSLQPHPMQSQGMMQGQNFNFPPPMTHQPPPQLGNMGINMAPQFSQQQAGKYGGSGKTVKITHPDTHEELRLEGSPAPRSHPVMPPQSQHLPPFPQNHQMNFYPNSYNTNPVYFPAASSIPLSSSQIPPTSQPPRSYNQVIIKPPLGIHGEKEPLPGTSSVTVRKAELEPLTLSGEDCARAQKEVESSSRISSPHSKPGVGVSSTSAASSGSINVDGDACNTMAPAFVPKDGSASILKSTATEARNKVVVPGSVKDVCSEPLKPGQQDLVGSQPPLLSSSISRSLDAEAVNTKSPLPRTNFACETSKESLSTAVATSEVDLTSEDIGTNNVNSRQSEPEITADREGQATSQSLKFDKDHLDTSLKSLSLESPKITGEVEDITETEITSSTGGLLEGTKNSEESLGCCTDDVNMADNYAASSHNIEGGQNADNPVSMNGLSAQDDKTYIADTKCLDDASKPDNEDIDNNSGSLVPTSLSIRDKVLVDASVSKSALPIEKKKTRELYRKAEAAGTSSDLYMAYKGPEDRKGVEISAESIEETSSNNMKQTSYEISREIDLPSEKPPLTKVEPDDWEDAAEISSHLESSKNGNQGSDVDENGLTTKRYSRDFLFKFADQCTDLPEEFEINSDVTDVLIVSSVNMRESHPSPGRNIDRASGGSRPDRRASGYGDEDKWNKFPGPLMSGRGDMRADTGYANNVVGFRPGQFGNYGVLRNPRPQTPMLAGGILSGPMQSIGPHGVLLRNNSESDRWQRGTAFQKGLMPPPQTPPPIMHRAEKKYEVGKVTDEEEAKQRQLKGILNKLTPQNFEKLFQQVQQVNIDNVITLSGVISQIFDKALMEPTFCEMYADFCFHLAVGLPELSVDNERITFKRLLLNKCQEEFERGEREEQEANEADEGESKPTEEEREEKRLRVRRRMLGNIRLIGELYKKKMLTERIMHECINKLLGHYQNPDEENIEALCKLMSTIGVMIDHPKTKDHLDAYFDIMAQLSNNMKLSSRVRFMLRDSIDLRKNKWQQRRKVEGPKKIEEVHSDVAQERHAQTSRLGRVSSIGGSIRRGPSMDFAPRTPSMLSPPGPQISSFHPGGPQLRGHGSQDARMDERHSYENRTMSIPLPQRPLGDDSITLGPQGGLVRGMAFGSQPSASSSRLAEISSPGDARRVGPGLNGFSSIPERAAYGQREDHVPRYVPDRFVALSSYDQDRNVTHGNRNTDRIDKSLPASPPARGALPTSAENMWTEEQLRENSIKTIKEFFSATLDENEVALWIKDLNAPGLFPSMISIWLVDSFERKDMERELLTKLLINLTKSRDGLLSEAQLVKGFESVLAVLEDAVNDAPRAAEFLGRFFARVVLENVVSLSEIGQLVYEGGEEQGSLVEAGIAADVVGTILDTIKSEKGDSVLNEIRSSSNLQLQKFRPPGSNRSCRIDKFIRRQRCSSDQAW from the exons CTCATG TTAGCGGCATACCTACCAATGTCAAGCTGACAGATGTTCCTGCCCAAAAGACCACACAAACTGTTCCTAGATCTCTGTCTTCTGATGTTTCAAATGAAGCTCCAACATCTAATGTTTCTGCTGCTAATCCTGAGTTTGAGTTACCTAAAACACCTACTAAAG GAGATGCAGCAGGGCCACTTGACCTGCAGTTCGGCTCCATAAGTCCTGGTTGTATGCAG ATACCTGCTAGAACAAGCTCTGCACCACCAAATTTGGATGAGCAGAAAAAGGATCAG GCTCGCCAAAACTTATTAAGGGCTGGTGGTCCTGTGCCGATTCCCTTGCCCAAGCAACCAGCTGTAAAGAAGGATGCTGGTGTTCCAAACCAAACAAATGCTCGCGAAGCTCACCCACTTTCCAGATCTAAGAGGGACACTCAGGTATCTGTTGCACCACCTGTAACTCAAATCCAGAAGCCAGCTATACATGCTATGCAAATGCCATTTCACCAGCCACAGGTTTCTGTTCCATTTGGTGGTCCCAATCCTCAAATTCAGTCTCAAGCCATGCCAGGGGCATTGCCTCTGTCAATGCAGATGGCCCTACCTATGGGGAATTCTCAAATGCAGCAGCCAATTTTTATTTCAAGTCTCCAGCCACATCCGATGCAGTCTCAAGGAATGATGCAAGGACAGAACTTTAACTTTCCACCACCGATGACTCATCAACCACCTCCTCAGTTGGGTAACATGGGAATCAATATGGCCCCACAGTTTTCTCAGCAGCAGGCTGGAAAATACGGCGGTTCTGGGAAAACTGTGAAGATTACACATCCAGATACTCATGAAGAGTTGAGACTGGAGGGTTCGCCTGCTCCTAGATCACATCCTGTTATGCCACCTCAATCACAGCATCTCCCACCATTTCCTCAAAATCACCAGATGAATTTCTATCCTAATTCTTATAACACAAACCCTGTCTATTTTCCTGCTGCTAGCTCCATTCCATTGAGCAGCAGCCAGATTCCACCCACTTCTCAACCACCAAGGTCTTACAATCAG GTGATAATTAAGCCACCTCTTGGCATTCATGGGGAGAAAGAGCCATTACCAGGTACAAGTTCAGTTACTGTGAGAAAGGCAGAGCTAGAACCATTAACTTTATCTGGAGAGGATTGTGCTCGTGCACAAAAGGAAGTTGAATCATCATCTCGGATTTCCTCACCACATTCTAAGCCTGGTGTAGGAGTGTCATCTACATCTGCTGCATCATCAGGTTCTATCAATGTGGATGGCGATGCATGCAACACTATGGCTCCTGCTTTTGTTCCTAAGGATGGTTCTGCATCAATATTAAAAAGCACTGCTACTGAGGCAAGAAATAAAGTAGTCGTGCCCGGTTCAGTTAAAGATGTATGTAGTGAACCACTCAAACCGGGCCAGCAGGATCTG GTTGGCAGCCAACCACCCTTGCTCTCAAGTTCGATTTCTCGATCCTTGGATGCTGAAGCAGTTAACACAAAATCTCCATTGCCTAGAACCAATTTCGCATGTGAAACTTCCAAGGAATCATTATCAACTGCTGTGGCTACATCTGAGGTTGACTTGACAAGTGAGGACATTGGAACTAATAATGTAAATAGTAGACAATCTGAGCCTGAGATAACTGCAGACCGGGAAGGACAGGCCACATCTCAGAGtttaaaatttgataaagaCCATTTGGACACATCGTTGAAGTCTCTTTCTTTAGAATCGCCGAAAATAACTGGTGAGGTTGAGGATATCACTGAAACAGAAATTACATCCAGCACAGGGGGTCTATTGGAAGGGACAAAGAATTCGGAAGAGTCTTTAGGCTGTTGTACTGATGATGTCAACATGGCTGATAATTATGCTGCATCTTCCCATAATATAGAAGGCGGTCAAAATGCTGATAATCCTGTGTCAATGAATGGTTTATCTGCACAGGATGATAAGACTTATATAGCAGACACAAAATGTCTTGATGATGCATCAAAACCCGATAATGAAGATATTGACAATAATAGTGGCAGTTTAGTCCCAACTTCCTTGAGTATCAGGGATAAAGTCTTGGTAGATGCAAGTGTGTCTAAAAGTGCTCTACCTAtagagaagaagaaaacaagAGAATTATATAGGAAAGCAGAAGCTGCTGGTACCAGTTCTGATCTTTATATGGCGTACAAGGGCCCTGAAGACAGGAAAGGTGTTGAGATCTCTGCAGAGAGCATTGAAGAAACTTCAAGCAATAACATGAAGCAGACATCCTATGAAATCTCTAGAGAGATTGACCTTCCAAGTGAGAAACCTCCTCTGACTAAAGTTGAGCCAGATGATTGGGAAGATGCTGCTGAAATTTCCTCTCACTTAGAAAGTTCAAAGAACGGAAATCAAGGTTCTGATGTAGATGAAAATGGATTGACAACTAAAAGATATTCCCGAGATTTCCTTTTTAAATTCGCGGATCAATGCACTGATCTTCCAGaagaatttgaaattaattCAGACGTAACTGATGTATTGATTGTTTCCAGTGTCAATATGCGTGAGTCACATCCTAGTCCTGGACGAAACATTGACAGGGCTTCTGGAGGTTCTAGACCAGATCGACGTGCAAGTGGCTATGGAGATGAGGATAAATGGAACAAATTTCCTGGCCCACTTATGTCAGGGCGAGGAGATATGCGTGCAGATACTGGATATGCGAATAATGTTGTTGGTTTTCGACCTGGCCAATTCGGTAATTACGGTGTTCTAAGGAATCCACGACCTCAGACACCCATGCTTGCAGGGGGAATCTTGTCAGGGCCAATGCAGTCCATTGGTCCTCATGGAGTATTGCTAAGAAATAACTCCGAATCTGATAGATGGCAGCGGGGAACTGCTTTCCAGAAAGGATTGATGCCTCCTCCTCAGACACCACCCCCAATTATGCACCGAGCTGAGAAGAAGTATGAAGTAGGCAAGGTTACTGATGAGGAAGAAGCGAAACAGAGACAGTTGAAGGGCATATTGAACAAACTTACACCTCAAAATTTTGAGAAACTGTTCCAGCAAGTTCAGCAAGTCAACATCGATAATGTTATTACACTTTCTGGAGTCATCTCGCAGATTTTTGATAAAGCTCTGATGGAGCCTACCTTCTGTGAGATGTATGCTGACTTCTGCTTTCACCTTGCTGTGGGCTTGCCTGAATTGAGTGTGGACAATGAAAGAATCACTTTCAAGAGATTACTCCTGAACAAATGCCAGGAAGAATTTGAGAGAGGAGAAAGAGAAGAACAAGAGGCTAATGAAGCTGATGAAGGTGAAAGTAAACCGacagaagaagagagagaagagaagagactGCGTGTTAGGAGACGGATGCTGGGTAACATTAGACTAATTGGAGAATTATACAAGAAGAAGATGTTGACTGAAAGAATAATGCACGAGTGCATTAATAAATTGTTGGGTCACTATCAGAATCCCGATGAAGAAAACATAGAAGCTCTATGCAAATTAATGAGCACAATTGGTGTAATGATAGATCATCCCAAAACAAAGGACCACTTGGATGCTTATTTTGACATCATGGCACAGCTATCCAATAATATGAAGCTGTCTTCCCGGGTAAGATTCATGCTGAGAGATTCTATTGATCTCAGAAAGAATAAGTGGCAGCAGCGGAGGAAAGTTGAAGGTCCTAAAAAGATTGAGGAGGTACACAGCGATGTTGCGCAAGAACGGCATGCTCAAACTAGCAGACTTGGTCGTGTATCCAGCATTGGTGGCTCTATAAGAAGGGGCCCGTCTATGGATTTTGCTCCTAGAACTCCTAGTATGTTATCTCCTCCAGGTCCACAGATCAGCAGTTTTCATCCTGGTGGGCCACAGCTACGTGGCCATGGCTCTCAGGATGCTCGGATGGATGAGAGACATTCGTATGAGAACAGGACGATGTCTATTCCACTGCCTCAAAGACCCCTTGGTGATGATTCCATAACCCTTGGGCCACAAGGTGGTCTTGTCCGAGGAATGGCGTTTGGTAGTCAGCCATCTGCATCTAGCTCTCGTTTGGCTGAGATATCAAGTCCTGGAGATGCACGCAGGGTGGGCCCTGGTCTAAATGGATTCAGTTCTATTCCTGAACGGGCAGCTTATGGCCAAAGAGAGGATCACGTTCCAAGATATGTGCCTGACAGGTTTGTTGCTCTATCCAGTTATGACCAAGACAGGAATGTTACACATGGAAATAGAAATACCGATCGCATTGATAAATCTCTGCCAGCTTCTCCACCTGCTCGTGGTGCTCTTCCAACTAGCGCAGAAAATATGTGGACTGAAGAGCAGTTGCGGGAAAATTCGATAAAGACTATTAAAGAATTCTTCAG TGCAACACTTGATGAGAATGAAGTTGCATTGTGGATCAAGGATTTGAACGCCCCAGGCTTATTTCCCTCAATGATATCTATCTGGCTCGTTGATTCATTTGAGAGGAAAGACATGGAGAGGGAGCTCTTGACAAAGCTTCTTATTAACCTTACAAAGTCGCGAGATGGGTTGCTAAGTGAGGCTCAACTCGTCAAAGG GTTTGAATCTGTTCTAGCTGTCTTGGAGGATGCTGTCAATGATGCCCCGAGAGCAGCTGAGTTCCTCGGTCGTTTTTTTGCTAGAGTCGTCTTAGAGAATGTCGTTTCGCTCTCTGAAATAGGGCAGTTGGTATACGAAGGTGGAGAAGAGCAAGGGAGCCTTGTAGAAGCAGGGATTGCAGCTGATGTTGTGGGAACCATCTTGGACACAATCAAATCGGAGAAAGGGGATTCTGTGCTGAATGAGATTCGTTCAAGCTCGAATCTGCAGCTACAGAAGTTCAGACCTCCAGGCTCGAACAGGTCATGCAGGATAGATAAGTTCATTAGAAGACAACGATGCTCATCGGATCAGGCCTGGTAG
- the LOC121760286 gene encoding eukaryotic translation initiation factor 4G-like isoform X2, which yields MSHNQSRAERSDSTQYRKTGRSSSSNQQRQFHGGASNKGGGGAPSNPAGRRFNKKYNNNAQGGPRVRSSNVGSDSAGHAFHNGPQEQQPTHVSGIPTNVKLTDVPAQKTTQTVPRSLSSDVSNEAPTSNVSAANPEFELPKTPTKGDAAGPLDLQFGSISPGCMQARQNLLRAGGPVPIPLPKQPAVKKDAGVPNQTNAREAHPLSRSKRDTQVSVAPPVTQIQKPAIHAMQMPFHQPQVSVPFGGPNPQIQSQAMPGALPLSMQMALPMGNSQMQQPIFISSLQPHPMQSQGMMQGQNFNFPPPMTHQPPPQLGNMGINMAPQFSQQQAGKYGGSGKTVKITHPDTHEELRLEGSPAPRSHPVMPPQSQHLPPFPQNHQMNFYPNSYNTNPVYFPAASSIPLSSSQIPPTSQPPRSYNQVIIKPPLGIHGEKEPLPGTSSVTVRKAELEPLTLSGEDCARAQKEVESSSRISSPHSKPGVGVSSTSAASSGSINVDGDACNTMAPAFVPKDGSASILKSTATEARNKVVVPGSVKDVCSEPLKPGQQDLVGSQPPLLSSSISRSLDAEAVNTKSPLPRTNFACETSKESLSTAVATSEVDLTSEDIGTNNVNSRQSEPEITADREGQATSQSLKFDKDHLDTSLKSLSLESPKITGEVEDITETEITSSTGGLLEGTKNSEESLGCCTDDVNMADNYAASSHNIEGGQNADNPVSMNGLSAQDDKTYIADTKCLDDASKPDNEDIDNNSGSLVPTSLSIRDKVLVDASVSKSALPIEKKKTRELYRKAEAAGTSSDLYMAYKGPEDRKGVEISAESIEETSSNNMKQTSYEISREIDLPSEKPPLTKVEPDDWEDAAEISSHLESSKNGNQGSDVDENGLTTKRYSRDFLFKFADQCTDLPEEFEINSDVTDVLIVSSVNMRESHPSPGRNIDRASGGSRPDRRASGYGDEDKWNKFPGPLMSGRGDMRADTGYANNVVGFRPGQFGNYGVLRNPRPQTPMLAGGILSGPMQSIGPHGVLLRNNSESDRWQRGTAFQKGLMPPPQTPPPIMHRAEKKYEVGKVTDEEEAKQRQLKGILNKLTPQNFEKLFQQVQQVNIDNVITLSGVISQIFDKALMEPTFCEMYADFCFHLAVGLPELSVDNERITFKRLLLNKCQEEFERGEREEQEANEADEGESKPTEEEREEKRLRVRRRMLGNIRLIGELYKKKMLTERIMHECINKLLGHYQNPDEENIEALCKLMSTIGVMIDHPKTKDHLDAYFDIMAQLSNNMKLSSRVRFMLRDSIDLRKNKWQQRRKVEGPKKIEEVHSDVAQERHAQTSRLGRVSSIGGSIRRGPSMDFAPRTPSMLSPPGPQISSFHPGGPQLRGHGSQDARMDERHSYENRTMSIPLPQRPLGDDSITLGPQGGLVRGMAFGSQPSASSSRLAEISSPGDARRVGPGLNGFSSIPERAAYGQREDHVPRYVPDRFVALSSYDQDRNVTHGNRNTDRIDKSLPASPPARGALPTSAENMWTEEQLRENSIKTIKEFFSATLDENEVALWIKDLNAPGLFPSMISIWLVDSFERKDMERELLTKLLINLTKSRDGLLSEAQLVKGFESVLAVLEDAVNDAPRAAEFLGRFFARVVLENVVSLSEIGQLVYEGGEEQGSLVEAGIAADVVGTILDTIKSEKGDSVLNEIRSSSNLQLQKFRPPGSNRSCRIDKFIRRQRCSSDQAW from the exons CTCATG TTAGCGGCATACCTACCAATGTCAAGCTGACAGATGTTCCTGCCCAAAAGACCACACAAACTGTTCCTAGATCTCTGTCTTCTGATGTTTCAAATGAAGCTCCAACATCTAATGTTTCTGCTGCTAATCCTGAGTTTGAGTTACCTAAAACACCTACTAAAG GAGATGCAGCAGGGCCACTTGACCTGCAGTTCGGCTCCATAAGTCCTGGTTGTATGCAG GCTCGCCAAAACTTATTAAGGGCTGGTGGTCCTGTGCCGATTCCCTTGCCCAAGCAACCAGCTGTAAAGAAGGATGCTGGTGTTCCAAACCAAACAAATGCTCGCGAAGCTCACCCACTTTCCAGATCTAAGAGGGACACTCAGGTATCTGTTGCACCACCTGTAACTCAAATCCAGAAGCCAGCTATACATGCTATGCAAATGCCATTTCACCAGCCACAGGTTTCTGTTCCATTTGGTGGTCCCAATCCTCAAATTCAGTCTCAAGCCATGCCAGGGGCATTGCCTCTGTCAATGCAGATGGCCCTACCTATGGGGAATTCTCAAATGCAGCAGCCAATTTTTATTTCAAGTCTCCAGCCACATCCGATGCAGTCTCAAGGAATGATGCAAGGACAGAACTTTAACTTTCCACCACCGATGACTCATCAACCACCTCCTCAGTTGGGTAACATGGGAATCAATATGGCCCCACAGTTTTCTCAGCAGCAGGCTGGAAAATACGGCGGTTCTGGGAAAACTGTGAAGATTACACATCCAGATACTCATGAAGAGTTGAGACTGGAGGGTTCGCCTGCTCCTAGATCACATCCTGTTATGCCACCTCAATCACAGCATCTCCCACCATTTCCTCAAAATCACCAGATGAATTTCTATCCTAATTCTTATAACACAAACCCTGTCTATTTTCCTGCTGCTAGCTCCATTCCATTGAGCAGCAGCCAGATTCCACCCACTTCTCAACCACCAAGGTCTTACAATCAG GTGATAATTAAGCCACCTCTTGGCATTCATGGGGAGAAAGAGCCATTACCAGGTACAAGTTCAGTTACTGTGAGAAAGGCAGAGCTAGAACCATTAACTTTATCTGGAGAGGATTGTGCTCGTGCACAAAAGGAAGTTGAATCATCATCTCGGATTTCCTCACCACATTCTAAGCCTGGTGTAGGAGTGTCATCTACATCTGCTGCATCATCAGGTTCTATCAATGTGGATGGCGATGCATGCAACACTATGGCTCCTGCTTTTGTTCCTAAGGATGGTTCTGCATCAATATTAAAAAGCACTGCTACTGAGGCAAGAAATAAAGTAGTCGTGCCCGGTTCAGTTAAAGATGTATGTAGTGAACCACTCAAACCGGGCCAGCAGGATCTG GTTGGCAGCCAACCACCCTTGCTCTCAAGTTCGATTTCTCGATCCTTGGATGCTGAAGCAGTTAACACAAAATCTCCATTGCCTAGAACCAATTTCGCATGTGAAACTTCCAAGGAATCATTATCAACTGCTGTGGCTACATCTGAGGTTGACTTGACAAGTGAGGACATTGGAACTAATAATGTAAATAGTAGACAATCTGAGCCTGAGATAACTGCAGACCGGGAAGGACAGGCCACATCTCAGAGtttaaaatttgataaagaCCATTTGGACACATCGTTGAAGTCTCTTTCTTTAGAATCGCCGAAAATAACTGGTGAGGTTGAGGATATCACTGAAACAGAAATTACATCCAGCACAGGGGGTCTATTGGAAGGGACAAAGAATTCGGAAGAGTCTTTAGGCTGTTGTACTGATGATGTCAACATGGCTGATAATTATGCTGCATCTTCCCATAATATAGAAGGCGGTCAAAATGCTGATAATCCTGTGTCAATGAATGGTTTATCTGCACAGGATGATAAGACTTATATAGCAGACACAAAATGTCTTGATGATGCATCAAAACCCGATAATGAAGATATTGACAATAATAGTGGCAGTTTAGTCCCAACTTCCTTGAGTATCAGGGATAAAGTCTTGGTAGATGCAAGTGTGTCTAAAAGTGCTCTACCTAtagagaagaagaaaacaagAGAATTATATAGGAAAGCAGAAGCTGCTGGTACCAGTTCTGATCTTTATATGGCGTACAAGGGCCCTGAAGACAGGAAAGGTGTTGAGATCTCTGCAGAGAGCATTGAAGAAACTTCAAGCAATAACATGAAGCAGACATCCTATGAAATCTCTAGAGAGATTGACCTTCCAAGTGAGAAACCTCCTCTGACTAAAGTTGAGCCAGATGATTGGGAAGATGCTGCTGAAATTTCCTCTCACTTAGAAAGTTCAAAGAACGGAAATCAAGGTTCTGATGTAGATGAAAATGGATTGACAACTAAAAGATATTCCCGAGATTTCCTTTTTAAATTCGCGGATCAATGCACTGATCTTCCAGaagaatttgaaattaattCAGACGTAACTGATGTATTGATTGTTTCCAGTGTCAATATGCGTGAGTCACATCCTAGTCCTGGACGAAACATTGACAGGGCTTCTGGAGGTTCTAGACCAGATCGACGTGCAAGTGGCTATGGAGATGAGGATAAATGGAACAAATTTCCTGGCCCACTTATGTCAGGGCGAGGAGATATGCGTGCAGATACTGGATATGCGAATAATGTTGTTGGTTTTCGACCTGGCCAATTCGGTAATTACGGTGTTCTAAGGAATCCACGACCTCAGACACCCATGCTTGCAGGGGGAATCTTGTCAGGGCCAATGCAGTCCATTGGTCCTCATGGAGTATTGCTAAGAAATAACTCCGAATCTGATAGATGGCAGCGGGGAACTGCTTTCCAGAAAGGATTGATGCCTCCTCCTCAGACACCACCCCCAATTATGCACCGAGCTGAGAAGAAGTATGAAGTAGGCAAGGTTACTGATGAGGAAGAAGCGAAACAGAGACAGTTGAAGGGCATATTGAACAAACTTACACCTCAAAATTTTGAGAAACTGTTCCAGCAAGTTCAGCAAGTCAACATCGATAATGTTATTACACTTTCTGGAGTCATCTCGCAGATTTTTGATAAAGCTCTGATGGAGCCTACCTTCTGTGAGATGTATGCTGACTTCTGCTTTCACCTTGCTGTGGGCTTGCCTGAATTGAGTGTGGACAATGAAAGAATCACTTTCAAGAGATTACTCCTGAACAAATGCCAGGAAGAATTTGAGAGAGGAGAAAGAGAAGAACAAGAGGCTAATGAAGCTGATGAAGGTGAAAGTAAACCGacagaagaagagagagaagagaagagactGCGTGTTAGGAGACGGATGCTGGGTAACATTAGACTAATTGGAGAATTATACAAGAAGAAGATGTTGACTGAAAGAATAATGCACGAGTGCATTAATAAATTGTTGGGTCACTATCAGAATCCCGATGAAGAAAACATAGAAGCTCTATGCAAATTAATGAGCACAATTGGTGTAATGATAGATCATCCCAAAACAAAGGACCACTTGGATGCTTATTTTGACATCATGGCACAGCTATCCAATAATATGAAGCTGTCTTCCCGGGTAAGATTCATGCTGAGAGATTCTATTGATCTCAGAAAGAATAAGTGGCAGCAGCGGAGGAAAGTTGAAGGTCCTAAAAAGATTGAGGAGGTACACAGCGATGTTGCGCAAGAACGGCATGCTCAAACTAGCAGACTTGGTCGTGTATCCAGCATTGGTGGCTCTATAAGAAGGGGCCCGTCTATGGATTTTGCTCCTAGAACTCCTAGTATGTTATCTCCTCCAGGTCCACAGATCAGCAGTTTTCATCCTGGTGGGCCACAGCTACGTGGCCATGGCTCTCAGGATGCTCGGATGGATGAGAGACATTCGTATGAGAACAGGACGATGTCTATTCCACTGCCTCAAAGACCCCTTGGTGATGATTCCATAACCCTTGGGCCACAAGGTGGTCTTGTCCGAGGAATGGCGTTTGGTAGTCAGCCATCTGCATCTAGCTCTCGTTTGGCTGAGATATCAAGTCCTGGAGATGCACGCAGGGTGGGCCCTGGTCTAAATGGATTCAGTTCTATTCCTGAACGGGCAGCTTATGGCCAAAGAGAGGATCACGTTCCAAGATATGTGCCTGACAGGTTTGTTGCTCTATCCAGTTATGACCAAGACAGGAATGTTACACATGGAAATAGAAATACCGATCGCATTGATAAATCTCTGCCAGCTTCTCCACCTGCTCGTGGTGCTCTTCCAACTAGCGCAGAAAATATGTGGACTGAAGAGCAGTTGCGGGAAAATTCGATAAAGACTATTAAAGAATTCTTCAG TGCAACACTTGATGAGAATGAAGTTGCATTGTGGATCAAGGATTTGAACGCCCCAGGCTTATTTCCCTCAATGATATCTATCTGGCTCGTTGATTCATTTGAGAGGAAAGACATGGAGAGGGAGCTCTTGACAAAGCTTCTTATTAACCTTACAAAGTCGCGAGATGGGTTGCTAAGTGAGGCTCAACTCGTCAAAGG GTTTGAATCTGTTCTAGCTGTCTTGGAGGATGCTGTCAATGATGCCCCGAGAGCAGCTGAGTTCCTCGGTCGTTTTTTTGCTAGAGTCGTCTTAGAGAATGTCGTTTCGCTCTCTGAAATAGGGCAGTTGGTATACGAAGGTGGAGAAGAGCAAGGGAGCCTTGTAGAAGCAGGGATTGCAGCTGATGTTGTGGGAACCATCTTGGACACAATCAAATCGGAGAAAGGGGATTCTGTGCTGAATGAGATTCGTTCAAGCTCGAATCTGCAGCTACAGAAGTTCAGACCTCCAGGCTCGAACAGGTCATGCAGGATAGATAAGTTCATTAGAAGACAACGATGCTCATCGGATCAGGCCTGGTAG